Proteins co-encoded in one Alphaproteobacteria bacterium genomic window:
- the narI gene encoding respiratory nitrate reductase subunit gamma, with the protein MITFFHEFFFGMLPYIVLVVMVLGTIIRYDREPYSWRAASSQILADKGLRVGNILFHIGVIFLFFGHLIGLLTPHSVYHHVISAENKQMVAIVMGGLFGTICFIGLTILCVRRLFVARVRVTSAPADVAILVILWVQLVLGLTTIPYSLGHSDGSVMMALSEWCQSIITFQGAHPELIEPLAWPYKAHLILGMFIFFLFPFTRLVHILSAPVRYVWRPYQVVRSRAARR; encoded by the coding sequence ATGATTACTTTCTTTCATGAATTTTTCTTTGGCATGTTGCCCTACATCGTGCTGGTGGTGATGGTGCTTGGCACAATCATCCGTTATGACCGCGAGCCTTATTCATGGCGCGCTGCCTCAAGCCAGATTCTGGCGGATAAAGGCCTGCGTGTCGGCAATATCCTGTTTCATATCGGCGTGATTTTCCTATTTTTCGGGCATCTGATCGGGCTGCTCACGCCGCACAGCGTGTACCATCACGTCATCAGTGCAGAGAATAAGCAGATGGTTGCGATTGTGATGGGTGGGCTTTTCGGCACGATCTGTTTTATCGGCCTCACCATTCTGTGTGTTCGCAGATTGTTTGTAGCACGGGTACGCGTGACCAGTGCACCGGCAGATGTCGCAATTCTGGTTATCCTCTGGGTGCAGCTGGTGCTTGGGCTGACGACGATTCCATACTCACTCGGCCATTCTGATGGCAGTGTGATGATGGCGCTATCAGAATGGTGCCAGAGCATCATCACCTTCCAGGGTGCTCATCCAGAGTTGATTGAGCCGCTGGCATGGCCTTACAAGGCGCATTTGATTCTGGGGATGTTCATTTTCTTCCTCTTTCCCTTCACCCGTCTGGTGCATATTTTAAGCGCACCGGTGCGTTATGTCTGGCGGCCTTATCAGGTAGTCCGTAGCCGAGCAGCGAGGAGATAA
- the narJ gene encoding nitrate reductase molybdenum cofactor assembly chaperone — protein MPAARFQTFKALGILLCYPTTEWQEGVVELAELINREAILKPQDREAIHAFAADAAESDLFDLQEAYVDAFDRVRSLSLHLFEHVHGESRDRGQAMVDLAGMYAEHGYELSASELPDYLPVFLEFLSILPNHEAVEMLGDPLHVIEALSKRLAERGAAQHVILDSLIRFMGKEPAKVTPRPRAEVIDFAAMDKEWEEKPIEFLGASAPAASAGGCGGGSCGGGGCGGGKPQAMEQRI, from the coding sequence ATGCCAGCAGCTAGATTTCAAACCTTCAAAGCACTCGGCATCTTGCTTTGCTATCCGACAACGGAATGGCAGGAAGGAGTGGTCGAACTCGCCGAGCTTATTAACCGCGAAGCTATCTTAAAGCCGCAGGACAGAGAGGCAATTCATGCCTTTGCGGCAGATGCAGCGGAAAGCGACCTGTTTGATTTGCAGGAGGCGTATGTCGATGCATTTGATCGCGTGCGCTCGCTCTCACTGCATTTGTTTGAGCATGTGCATGGTGAATCGCGGGATCGCGGTCAGGCCATGGTCGATCTGGCAGGGATGTACGCGGAGCATGGCTACGAACTATCGGCGAGTGAATTGCCAGATTATCTCCCAGTGTTTCTGGAGTTTCTCTCTATTCTGCCAAACCATGAAGCCGTCGAAATGTTGGGCGACCCACTGCATGTGATTGAAGCACTCAGCAAACGTCTGGCCGAGCGTGGAGCGGCGCAGCACGTCATCCTCGATAGCCTGATCCGGTTTATGGGCAAAGAACCTGCAAAAGTAACACCAAGACCGCGAGCAGAGGTGATTGATTTCGCTGCGATGGATAAGGAATGGGAAGAAAAACCCATTGAATTCTTAGGCGCTAGCGCACCCGCAGCTTCTGCAGGTGGCTGCGGCGGCGGAAGCTGTGGTGGCGGTGGATGTGGCGGAGGGAAACCGCAAGCAATGGAGCAACGGATATGA